A genomic stretch from Nerophis ophidion isolate RoL-2023_Sa linkage group LG14, RoL_Noph_v1.0, whole genome shotgun sequence includes:
- the bcl10 gene encoding B-cell lymphoma/leukemia 10 — MASMDQLTDDVMADIKKDVLTKLRHYLCGKIRARCHLDYLRSRRVLTRDDAEEINCKTTQTKRTGLLLDILSENPQGLDTLLDSIRELRAQNFIIAKITDEVQKAKNEKMALLKAGASTSSPGSTVTCITPQPSGMFSIHSTLLLHPDGEGSPPVSDGFAEGGGDSRSSMAAVSSSTSSCLPKPGEPGAPPLPEEEMAEDGGSPGSSTCSNMADPNFQPLRSRSLAQSNS, encoded by the exons ATGGCCTCCATGGATCAGCTCACTGACGATGTGATGGCAGACATTAAAAAAGAC GTCCTGACCAAGCTGCGCCATTACCTCTGCGGAAAGATCCGGGCCAGATGCCACCTGGACTACCTGCGCTCCCGCCGCGTTCTCACCCGGGACGACGCCGAGGAGATCAACTGCAAGACCACGCAGACCAAGAGGACGGGCCTCCTGTTGGACATCCTCTCAGAGAACCCCCAAGGTCTGGACACCCTGCTGGACTCCATCCGGGAGCTGCGAGCGCAGAACTTCATCATCGCCAAGATCACGGACGAGGTGCAGAAGGCCAAGAATGAGAAGATGGCGCTTCTAAAAG CTGGAGCTTCCACTTCCTCACCCGGCAGCACCGTCACCTGCATCACCCCCCAGCCTTCCGGTATGTTCTCTATCCACTCCACCTTGCTCCTCCATCCCGACGGCGAAGGAAGCCCCCCTGTTTCGGACGGCTTTGCGGAAGGTGGCGGTGACTCTCGGTCCTCCATGGCTGCTgtctcctcctccacctcctcctgccTCCCCAAGCCAGGAGAGCCCGGAGCTCCTCCGCTCCCCGAGGAGGAGATGGCGGAAGACGGAGGGTCACCGGGGTCCTCCACCTGCAGCAACATGGCCGATCCCAACTTCCAACCCCTGCGGTCGCGTTCTCTCGCTCAGAGCAACTCCTGA